One genomic window of Paraburkholderia phytofirmans PsJN includes the following:
- a CDS encoding sulfonate ABC transporter substrate-binding protein — translation MSRHPLLARRAFIAGVGATLAAATLPVISTSAFAAEAHAKEFRIGYQKAANTLVLLKAHGTLEKRLAPLGVTVKWTEFAAGPQLLEGLNVGAIDFGYVGEAPPVFAQAAGANFVYVAYEVPTPHAEGILVHRDAPIKTLADLKGKKIALNKGSDVHWFLVAALQKAGVKYSEIQPVYLAPADARAAFERGAIDAWAIWDPFLEAAKRQSNARLLTDADGIVSHHQFFLSARSFAEQNANVLDITMDEVGKEGAWVRGHYSEAAAQLAPIQGLDAGVIEAGLRHYAHVYKPVDANVLAEQQRIADAFSELRIIPTKIVTKDAALPGRKV, via the coding sequence ATGTCACGTCATCCGCTGCTCGCGCGCCGCGCATTCATTGCCGGCGTGGGCGCAACGCTCGCCGCCGCCACGCTGCCTGTCATTTCCACGTCCGCTTTTGCCGCCGAGGCGCACGCCAAGGAATTCCGCATCGGTTATCAGAAAGCCGCCAATACGCTCGTGTTGCTCAAGGCGCACGGTACGCTCGAAAAACGGCTCGCGCCGCTCGGCGTCACCGTCAAATGGACTGAGTTTGCTGCCGGACCGCAGTTGCTGGAAGGACTGAATGTCGGCGCCATCGACTTCGGCTATGTCGGCGAGGCGCCGCCCGTGTTCGCGCAGGCCGCCGGCGCAAACTTCGTCTACGTCGCCTATGAGGTCCCGACGCCGCATGCCGAAGGCATCCTCGTGCATCGGGATGCGCCGATCAAAACGCTGGCCGATCTGAAGGGCAAGAAAATCGCCTTGAACAAAGGTTCGGATGTTCACTGGTTTCTGGTCGCCGCGCTACAGAAAGCCGGCGTGAAGTACAGCGAGATTCAGCCGGTTTATCTGGCGCCAGCGGATGCGCGCGCGGCTTTCGAACGCGGTGCGATCGACGCATGGGCGATCTGGGATCCGTTCCTCGAAGCGGCAAAGCGGCAGTCGAACGCGCGCTTGCTCACGGACGCCGACGGCATTGTGAGCCATCACCAGTTCTTCCTGAGCGCGCGGTCGTTCGCGGAACAGAACGCCAATGTGCTCGACATCACGATGGACGAAGTGGGCAAAGAGGGCGCATGGGTTCGCGGACATTACAGCGAGGCCGCCGCGCAACTCGCACCGATTCAGGGGCTCGACGCGGGCGTGATCGAAGCGGGGTTGCGGCACTACGCGCACGTGTACAAACCCGTCGATGCGAATGTGCTTGCGGAACAGCAGCGTATCGCCGATGCCTTCAGCGAATTGCGCATCATTCCGACGAAGATCGTCACCAAAGATGCGGCGTTGCCGGGTAGAAAAGTTTAG